DNA from Candidatus Dormiibacterota bacterium:
GTGGACGGCATCCCGAAGGCGGCGCGCCCCTGGACCGGCACCGCCGGTCCCGCGACCACCGCCGCCGTCCTCACCTTCGGACGCTATCCCGGCATCGCCGCCCCGTACTTCCCCGGTGCTCTCGACGAGGTCCGGATCTACAATCGGCCATTGAGCGACGACCAGGTAGCCGATCTCTATTCGGGCGTGTTCCCGACGCTCTAGCCCGGGCGGAGCTTCTCCACGGTCTCGGAGTGGTCCCGATGGGCCAGCCGCACGAGCGACGGTAGTCTGATCTCCACGAAGTCCCGCGGGAGGCAGAAGGAGACCCCGAACGCCCGGGCGGTCCTCAGGAAGACTTTCGGCTCGTCCGGGGTGACGGCGACCACCTGCACCTCCGGACGCTCCGTCCTGAGGCGACGGACCGCCTGAAGGAGCCCGCGACGCGCCAGCGTGGACCGGATCACGATCACGCCGGGCGACTTCCGTCGCGCCACCCGGATCGTTCCCTTCGCGGTCGTCGCCTCCCCCACCAGGAGGACGTCTCCCATCCGCATCAGCGTCCTGCGGATGCGCCTGCGGCCGGCCGGAGAGCAGTCGGCCAGGAGCACCCGGATCGAGCCGATGACGAAAGCGGGGCCGCGTGACACGTCGCGCGATCCACCCTTCTCCCCCGAGGCACTTCGCGCATGCAAGCCTCCGGATCCCGT
Protein-coding regions in this window:
- a CDS encoding LamG-like jellyroll fold domain-containing protein translates to VDGIPKAARPWTGTAGPATTAAVLTFGRYPGIAAPYFPGALDEVRIYNRPLSDDQVADLYSGVFPTL